Proteins encoded by one window of Bacteroidota bacterium:
- a CDS encoding site-specific integrase, producing MPSVSTVLRKDKINKKGKAPIAFFIINNRKLTKVATGIMIDPKFWDEGKSQIKKGEKNSARFNAYLASKRSEIIDSIFESDTKPNSLSEKQLKDKIYGKKPINFFEFGENVCKVYHEAGQIGTYHKSKSILNKVEDFLGNKILNLQDIDVQFLMRYEKDCRTRLENKTNTVHKDFKFLRKMFNDAYRQDLIEHNQNPFLKYQLKQEKTDKIFLTEDELSKIENLALNEGTRMALHRDMFVFASYAGGLRVSDVLQLKWKNFDGTHLLLTIKKTSEQLQIKLPNKAMEIINKNKEPKVDPNSYIFPILDQNLDLKDRESLDRVISGANAYINKNLKVIAEKAKINKNISFHTSRHTWATRALRLGVSIDKVSKLMGHAQIRETMVYAKIVNSELDKAMEVFN from the coding sequence ATGCCGTCAGTTTCAACAGTTCTAAGGAAAGACAAGATTAACAAAAAAGGGAAAGCTCCCATAGCTTTTTTCATAATTAATAATAGAAAACTAACAAAAGTGGCTACAGGGATCATGATTGATCCGAAATTTTGGGATGAAGGTAAGAGCCAAATTAAGAAAGGTGAAAAGAACAGCGCCCGTTTTAATGCCTATTTGGCTTCAAAACGCTCGGAGATCATTGATTCTATTTTTGAATCTGATACTAAGCCTAATTCCCTCTCTGAAAAGCAATTGAAGGATAAGATTTACGGCAAAAAGCCGATCAATTTTTTTGAGTTTGGAGAAAATGTTTGCAAGGTTTACCATGAAGCGGGGCAAATCGGGACTTACCACAAGAGTAAATCTATTTTGAACAAGGTAGAGGACTTTTTGGGAAACAAGATATTAAATCTTCAGGATATAGATGTCCAGTTTTTAATGAGATATGAAAAGGATTGCCGGACGAGATTAGAAAATAAAACAAATACGGTTCACAAGGATTTCAAATTTTTAAGGAAAATGTTCAATGATGCTTACAGGCAGGATTTAATTGAGCACAATCAAAATCCATTTCTCAAATATCAACTTAAACAGGAAAAGACAGATAAAATATTCTTAACCGAAGATGAACTCTCAAAAATTGAAAACCTGGCATTAAATGAAGGAACCCGTATGGCTTTGCACAGGGATATGTTTGTTTTTGCATCTTATGCTGGAGGTCTCCGTGTTTCTGACGTTTTACAATTGAAATGGAAAAATTTTGATGGTACACACCTTTTATTGACTATTAAAAAAACCTCAGAACAATTACAAATTAAATTACCAAACAAGGCCATGGAAATCATCAATAAAAACAAAGAACCAAAGGTTGATCCCAATTCTTACATTTTCCCAATCCTTGACCAAAATCTTGATTTAAAGGATCGAGAGAGTTTAGATAGAGTTATTTCCGGTGCAAATGCATATATCAATAAGAATTTAAAGGTAATAGCAGAAAAAGCTAAAATAAATAAAAACATAAGTTTTCATACTAGCAGGCATACGTGGGCAACCAGAGCTTTGCGATTGGGCGTAAGTATCGATAAAGTTTCTAAATTGATGGGACATGCTCAGATTAGAGAAACTATGGTTTATGCGAAAATTGTAAATTCAGAATTGGATAAAGCTATGGAGGTTTTTAATTAA
- a CDS encoding RteC domain-containing protein, whose product MNENRNSIHHQSMVRDQTFKEHPIKNHETENYSDYDVTAKYYDSADFTFDGSFSMLIYCKALLSKFSELTNSQIPKFIDYQISFVSDKKQWLYDIEKLIENNPERINRIRPELHDYLTKLIQAKIASMDASLVPGPTKQLTWKGPEIDLIELITALTQSKRIVNEKGESIRTEAIEFFESVFHIKLKDPEKKLSQTKGRKEGYNHFLDRLSEKFKEWEQKRSK is encoded by the coding sequence ATGAACGAAAATCGAAACTCAATCCACCATCAAAGTATGGTAAGAGACCAAACTTTTAAAGAACATCCTATTAAAAACCATGAGACTGAGAATTATTCAGATTATGATGTTACCGCAAAATATTATGATAGCGCGGATTTTACTTTTGATGGCTCCTTTTCCATGCTCATATACTGCAAAGCCTTACTCTCAAAATTTTCCGAACTTACAAACAGCCAAATCCCAAAATTTATCGATTACCAAATAAGTTTTGTATCTGATAAAAAGCAGTGGCTCTACGACATTGAAAAGTTGATTGAGAACAATCCTGAGCGGATAAATAGGATCAGGCCAGAATTGCATGATTACTTAACGAAGCTTATACAAGCAAAGATAGCTTCAATGGATGCTTCCCTTGTACCAGGACCGACAAAACAATTAACATGGAAAGGACCTGAGATTGACCTTATAGAATTAATTACAGCTCTAACACAGTCGAAAAGAATAGTGAATGAAAAGGGTGAATCTATCCGCACTGAAGCAATTGAATTTTTTGAATCTGTTTTCCATATTAAGCTAAAAGATCCTGAAAAAAAGCTATCGCAAACTAAAGGAAGAAAAGAAGGATACAATCATTTCCTTGATCGTTTATCTGAAAAATTCAAGGAGTGGGAGCAAAAACGCTCTAAGTAA
- a CDS encoding helix-turn-helix domain-containing protein — MNVITIESEAFEQLIGKIDALQATLLEKEKQPKEIWLDNQEFIQLLKISKRSAQNFRDSGMISFSQIGAKIYYRLSDVEELLKKHYRKAFKPTNK; from the coding sequence ATGAATGTAATAACTATAGAATCCGAAGCATTTGAACAGCTAATTGGCAAGATCGATGCTCTCCAGGCTACCTTACTAGAAAAGGAAAAACAGCCTAAAGAAATCTGGTTAGACAACCAGGAATTTATCCAACTTTTAAAAATTTCAAAAAGATCTGCGCAAAATTTTCGCGATTCGGGAATGATTTCATTCTCGCAGATCGGAGCTAAAATCTACTACCGATTATCTGATGTAGAGGAACTTCTTAAAAAGCATTATAGAAAAGCTTTTAAACCAACCAATAAATAA
- a CDS encoding T9SS type A sorting domain-containing protein encodes MNNRKRKFSLQQYSGMAGVLLLMHSDLSAQAIYTDIDPDIVLQFDDETTGVDMDNDGDFDFAFFKLSYYWTSTFSTDYEFRHALWCGPYGSPENEIAGESVTNGAGGGTSYFPFAFESGSLINNGLDFQYWGYQKMGSGFYDILSSDWIWHYDNGFWSPNIDSSYLGVRFIGSDECRHYGWIRCSTVDSAKTLIIHDYAYEMKCETSIKAGDRIGDTNVVVGEINTLNVMVYSFGNIIYIKLNEQLKDTEIRVFDIMGKEIFFDEVINQFSQIELTESKGIYFVELISAEKKYTKKIFIN; translated from the coding sequence TTGAATAATAGAAAAAGGAAATTTTCGTTGCAACAATATTCCGGAATGGCTGGGGTATTGTTGCTTATGCATTCTGATTTAAGCGCTCAGGCAATATATACGGACATCGACCCGGATATTGTCTTGCAATTTGATGATGAAACTACAGGGGTAGATATGGATAATGATGGTGATTTTGATTTTGCTTTTTTTAAATTAAGTTATTACTGGACAAGCACTTTTTCTACTGACTATGAATTCAGGCATGCGCTTTGGTGCGGACCCTATGGCTCTCCTGAAAATGAAATTGCTGGTGAATCAGTCACCAATGGCGCTGGTGGAGGCACGAGCTATTTCCCATTCGCATTTGAGTCGGGAAGTCTCATTAATAATGGACTTGATTTTCAATATTGGGGTTATCAAAAAATGGGCAGCGGCTTTTATGATATCCTAAGCTCTGATTGGATTTGGCATTATGATAATGGTTTTTGGTCTCCCAATATAGATTCCTCATACTTAGGTGTCCGTTTTATTGGAAGCGATGAATGCCGTCATTACGGATGGATACGCTGTTCAACTGTGGATTCTGCCAAGACATTAATTATTCATGATTATGCTTATGAAATGAAATGCGAAACAAGTATTAAAGCAGGAGATAGAATTGGAGATACTAATGTAGTGGTCGGAGAGATAAATACTTTGAATGTAATGGTGTATAGTTTTGGAAATATAATCTATATCAAATTGAATGAGCAATTAAAAGATACTGAGATTCGAGTTTTTGACATAATGGGAAAAGAAATCTTTTTTGATGAGGTAATTAATCAATTTTCACAAATTGAACTAACTGAATCAAAAGGAATTTATTTTGTTGAACTAATTTCCGCAGAAAAAAAGTATACAAAAAAGATTTTTATAAATTAA
- a CDS encoding T9SS type A sorting domain-containing protein has translation MNRLLLISLAVFCKITVCNSQVVDIVWEKSFGGFNSDEGFAICGAVDSGYVFLGYSASSDGDVTFNAGQHDVWVVHTDVDGNIIWQKSYGGSGNDEGLSIIKTVDSGYVIGGRTISSDGDVGINYGNNDCWIIKLNSDGDLLWNKVIGGSLGEEAISIIQVSDGGFIFTGYSNSDDGIFSDHIGSTEYKDLIIVKLNSEGETEWSNSYGGYSDDRGYKIIQIADSNYVVVGATEIAFATNYWIIKIDPEGNLLWEKDYGGSEDEIAFAVAEINPNRLVVTGEAESSDGDITEAHGSNDAWTIMLNATGDLIWEKALGGTHGETGKELLTHSDGSITIAGWAGSDNNGDVYGHQGLPGHGDYWIINLDSSGIIRWQRCLGGYESDFANAALLASDSSILLTGYALSDDGDVTGHHGEPGPFSGPDAWSLKVKVNCNLLAYYPDTDGDSFGASGGYIYSCIDTLGYVFNNTDCDDANAEINPAILVDPCNSIDDNCNGVFDEDALFLTWYIDADSDGYGNGSVFTNSCLEFIAGYVLDSTDCNDTNPDIYPGAEEISNGIDDDCNQLIDEGISINENILNSIKVYPNPTVDILFVEYADYDVATIEIINISGQILWKDNIVSALTEIDVSKFTSGIYLLKIITSNGEASLYFVKE, from the coding sequence ATGAACCGGTTATTACTTATTTCTCTCGCTGTTTTTTGCAAGATTACTGTTTGTAATTCACAAGTAGTAGATATTGTTTGGGAAAAAAGTTTTGGCGGTTTCAACAGTGATGAAGGGTTTGCAATTTGCGGGGCAGTGGATTCTGGGTATGTTTTTCTTGGATACTCTGCTTCTTCAGATGGGGATGTTACTTTTAATGCAGGTCAACATGATGTATGGGTTGTCCATACTGATGTTGATGGTAATATTATCTGGCAAAAAAGTTATGGAGGATCTGGTAATGACGAAGGTCTTTCAATTATAAAAACAGTTGACTCAGGATATGTGATAGGCGGAAGGACAATTTCTTCAGACGGGGATGTCGGAATTAATTATGGAAATAATGATTGCTGGATCATTAAATTAAATTCTGATGGCGATTTGCTTTGGAATAAAGTTATTGGTGGGAGTTTAGGGGAGGAAGCAATATCAATAATTCAAGTATCGGATGGAGGGTTTATTTTTACCGGATATAGTAATTCTGATGACGGGATTTTTTCAGATCATATCGGCAGCACGGAATATAAAGACCTGATTATTGTAAAATTAAATTCAGAGGGAGAAACAGAATGGTCAAACAGTTATGGTGGTTACAGTGATGACAGAGGCTATAAAATAATTCAGATTGCTGATTCAAACTATGTGGTAGTAGGTGCTACTGAGATTGCCTTTGCCACAAATTATTGGATTATAAAAATTGATCCAGAAGGCAATTTATTGTGGGAAAAAGATTATGGTGGGTCAGAAGATGAAATTGCATTTGCTGTTGCAGAAATTAATCCGAACAGATTAGTGGTAACTGGCGAAGCAGAATCCTCAGATGGTGATATTACAGAAGCTCATGGCTCTAATGATGCCTGGACAATTATGCTGAATGCGACTGGTGATCTTATTTGGGAGAAAGCCTTAGGGGGTACCCACGGAGAAACTGGTAAAGAACTTTTAACTCATTCAGACGGTTCAATAACTATAGCCGGGTGGGCGGGTTCTGATAATAACGGAGATGTTTATGGTCATCAAGGCCTTCCGGGTCATGGTGATTATTGGATTATAAATTTAGATTCTTCTGGCATAATTCGCTGGCAAAGATGTTTAGGCGGGTATGAAAGTGATTTTGCAAATGCCGCCCTACTTGCTTCCGATTCTTCTATTTTATTAACAGGCTATGCATTGTCAGATGACGGTGATGTAACAGGACATCACGGCGAGCCGGGGCCATTTTCTGGACCTGATGCATGGAGTCTCAAAGTTAAAGTCAATTGTAACCTCTTGGCTTATTATCCCGATACAGATGGGGATTCTTTCGGTGCGAGTGGTGGTTACATTTATAGCTGTATAGATACTTTAGGTTATGTATTTAATAATACTGACTGTGATGATGCAAATGCAGAAATAAATCCTGCCATATTAGTAGATCCTTGTAATAGTATAGATGACAATTGCAATGGTGTTTTTGATGAAGATGCATTATTTTTAACTTGGTATATCGATGCTGATTCTGATGGATATGGTAATGGCTCTGTTTTTACAAATTCTTGCCTTGAATTTATTGCAGGCTACGTTTTAGATTCCACCGATTGCAATGATACAAACCCTGATATTTATCCTGGAGCAGAAGAAATATCAAATGGTATTGATGATGATTGTAATCAATTAATAGATGAAGGAATATCTATAAACGAAAATATTTTAAATTCGATCAAAGTCTATCCGAATCCGACTGTGGATATTTTATTTGTTGAATATGCAGATTATGATGTAGCAACAATTGAGATCATAAACATTTCGGGACAAATTTTGTGGAAGGATAATATTGTTTCCGCGCTTACAGAAATTGATGTAAGTAAATTTACGTCTGGTATTTATTTGTTGAAAATTATTACATCGAATGGTGAAGCAAGTTTGTATTTTGTAAAGGAATAA
- a CDS encoding T9SS type A sorting domain-containing protein — protein MKNIFLISAIIVTKFSFSQAPEIEWDNTIGGSGSDDLYSIDITFDGGYILAGYSGSNIFADKTEPNIGLLDYWIVKLDSLGSIEWQNTIGGDNTDKPTCIKQTSDGGFIVGGYSDSGISGDKTEANIGSYDYWILKLDSLGNIMWQNTIGGTSSDILNDIIQTKDEGYILAGSSSSEITGDKIEGNLGETDYWVVKLDSLGNITWQNTIGGNRHDGLYSIKNTLDGGYILAGYSKSDMSVDKTENCILRIDGIPTSDYWVVKIDASGNIEWDEVIGGNWDDVLIDIELCNDGSYILGGVSKSESSVDKIEDSYGLDDYWIVKINDLGVIQWQKILGGTSEDYFTAATYTFNKGYIVTGYSLSGVTGNKTDANIGVDDNWIVKLDSVGNITWQSVIGGSDYDRPLSIRQTPDGGYITGGWSSSNTSVTKSEDNIGNSDFWIIKLLPDEDCVITMFYADSDGDGFGNNLDHVLSCFLPTGYVSNNTDCNDLNAAINPVAIEICNLIDDNCNFIIDDGLPLYNYFYDGDTDGFGDLLIEIIICNDIPPTGYVIDSTDCDDTDDLIHESILYYADTDGDLYGDELNSDFFCTIFPPTGYVINNLDCNDANSLINPLSNETCNNIDDNCNSEIDEGLPTQTLFIDADGDNYGNLLIDSITCFFEIDGYVLDNTDCDDTNPDIYPGAEEISNGIDDDCNQLIDEGISINETILNSIEVYPNPTEEILFVEYTGYEVSTMEIINISGQILWKDNIVSALTEIDVSKFTSGIYLLKIKTSDGDVIGKFVKE, from the coding sequence GTGAAAAATATATTTTTAATATCTGCAATAATTGTTACTAAATTTTCATTCTCTCAAGCTCCAGAAATTGAATGGGATAATACAATTGGGGGCAGTGGAAGTGATGACCTTTATAGTATTGATATCACTTTTGATGGTGGCTATATTTTAGCTGGTTATTCCGGTTCAAATATTTTTGCCGATAAAACAGAACCAAATATTGGATTGTTGGACTATTGGATTGTAAAACTTGATAGTTTGGGAAGTATAGAATGGCAAAATACTATTGGTGGAGATAATACAGATAAACCGACATGCATTAAACAAACCTCAGATGGCGGATTTATCGTTGGTGGCTATTCAGATTCGGGAATATCAGGGGATAAAACAGAAGCAAATATTGGAAGCTACGACTACTGGATTCTAAAGTTAGACAGCCTTGGCAATATTATGTGGCAAAATACAATTGGTGGAACATCATCTGATATTTTAAATGATATTATTCAAACTAAAGATGAAGGATATATTCTGGCTGGATCTTCATCCTCAGAAATTACTGGTGATAAAATAGAGGGTAATTTGGGCGAGACTGATTATTGGGTGGTAAAACTTGATTCGTTAGGAAATATTACTTGGCAAAATACTATTGGTGGCAACCGTCATGATGGGTTATATAGTATAAAGAATACTTTAGATGGTGGATACATTTTAGCTGGATATTCAAAGTCTGATATGTCGGTCGATAAAACTGAAAATTGTATTCTGCGAATAGACGGAATTCCTACTTCAGATTATTGGGTAGTTAAAATTGATGCTAGTGGAAATATTGAATGGGATGAAGTGATCGGTGGTAATTGGGATGATGTCTTAATCGATATAGAATTATGTAATGATGGAAGTTATATCCTTGGTGGGGTTTCTAAGTCGGAAAGTTCCGTAGATAAAATTGAAGATTCTTACGGTTTGGATGATTATTGGATAGTAAAAATAAATGACTTGGGTGTGATTCAGTGGCAAAAAATTTTAGGAGGGACTTCTGAAGATTATTTTACTGCTGCAACATATACATTTAATAAAGGATATATTGTTACTGGCTATTCTTTATCGGGCGTAACAGGAAATAAAACTGATGCAAATATAGGTGTTGATGATAATTGGATTGTTAAATTGGATAGTGTTGGAAATATTACTTGGCAATCAGTGATCGGTGGAAGTGATTACGATAGACCTTTATCCATTCGACAAACACCTGATGGTGGTTATATCACTGGTGGATGGAGCAGTTCGAATACGTCTGTTACAAAAAGTGAAGATAATATTGGTAATAGCGATTTTTGGATAATTAAACTATTGCCGGATGAAGATTGTGTCATTACTATGTTTTATGCTGATTCAGATGGAGATGGATTTGGAAATAATCTCGACCATGTATTGTCATGTTTTTTACCTACTGGATATGTTTCAAATAATACAGATTGCAATGATTTAAATGCAGCCATAAACCCGGTTGCAATCGAAATTTGCAATTTAATTGATGATAATTGCAATTTCATTATTGATGATGGGCTTCCCCTTTATAATTATTTCTATGACGGAGATACCGATGGATTTGGTGACCTTTTAATCGAGATTATAATATGCAATGATATTCCGCCAACAGGTTATGTAATTGACAGTACAGATTGTGATGATACTGATGATTTAATTCATGAATCGATATTATATTATGCAGATACGGATGGTGATCTTTATGGAGATGAATTAAATTCAGATTTTTTCTGCACCATTTTTCCGCCTACTGGATATGTAATAAATAATCTAGATTGTAATGATGCTAATAGTTTAATTAATCCATTATCAAATGAAACCTGCAATAATATTGATGATAATTGTAACTCCGAAATAGATGAAGGGCTTCCCACTCAAACATTATTTATAGATGCCGATGGTGATAATTATGGAAACCTCTTAATTGATTCTATCACTTGTTTTTTTGAAATTGACGGATATGTTTTGGATAATACGGATTGTGATGATACAAACCCTGATATTTATCCTGGAGCAGAAGAAATATCAAATGGTATTGATGATGATTGTAATCAATTAATAGATGAAGGAATATCTATAAACGAAACTATTTTAAATTCGATCGAAGTCTATCCGAATCCGACGGAGGAAATTTTATTTGTTGAATATACAGGTTATGAGGTATCAACAATGGAGATCATTAACATTTCGGGACAAATTTTGTGGAAGGATAATATTGTTTCCGCGCTTACAGAAATTGATGTAAGTAAATTTACGTCTGGTATTTATTTGTTGAAAATTAAAACCTCAGATGGAGATGTAATTGGAAAATTTGTGAAAGAATAA
- a CDS encoding T9SS type A sorting domain-containing protein, with amino-acid sequence MKQAFSILCVIIVTSSVFSQAPAIQWQNTIGGNSDDELYSVHQTVDGGYILGGTSKSIISGDKTEGHQAQDYWVVKLNSSGLIEWQNTIGGSSDDYLECVQQTSDGGYILGGYSNSNISGDKTENSVGSFDYWVIKLNSSGSIIWQNTIGGALEDKLHSIQQTSDGGYILGGESKSDITGDKTENNFGSSDYWVIKINSTGGIVWQNDIGSFSDEYLNSVKQTSDGGYILAGYTNSGIAGDKTENSLGGTDYWVVKLNSSGVIEWQNTIGGSSEDNLFSAEQTTDGGYILGGWSYSGISADKTDATNGNYDYWIVKINSLGNIQWQNGIGGSDADYLYSVQQTTDGGYILGGYSRSVISGDKADPKIGGNDYWILKLNSTGTIIWQNAIGGSAGDLIQSPHTLEQTVDGGFVVGGYSSSNISGDKTENSMGSTDYWVVKLIGDSILICEVPSALFTDNITSTTAKVHWNNVPTADSYKVFYRVTGAGAWTKKTATSNFKNLPGLMPSTTYEWKVRSNCGVESSDFSAIETFTTLPMKEGELNSDLINIYPNPTNGNLLIDFENNLEGSAIITIINIAGIQILNLNQNISNGILELDFRNNASGIYIIKVNHNGCEYIQKIIKE; translated from the coding sequence ATGAAACAAGCCTTTTCTATACTTTGTGTTATCATAGTTACTTCATCAGTTTTCTCTCAAGCCCCAGCAATCCAATGGCAAAACACCATAGGTGGTAACTCCGATGATGAGCTTTACTCTGTCCACCAAACCGTTGATGGTGGTTATATCCTGGGCGGAACTTCCAAATCGATCATTTCAGGAGATAAAACTGAAGGTCACCAGGCACAGGACTATTGGGTTGTAAAACTCAATTCTAGTGGCCTAATTGAATGGCAAAATACAATTGGTGGAAGTTCGGACGATTATCTTGAATGTGTCCAGCAAACATCAGATGGGGGATACATTTTAGGAGGTTATTCAAACTCCAATATTTCAGGAGATAAAACGGAAAATTCTGTTGGTAGTTTCGATTATTGGGTAATAAAATTGAACTCATCAGGTAGTATAATATGGCAAAATACAATTGGTGGCGCTTTGGAAGATAAACTTCACTCAATTCAACAAACTTCTGATGGGGGATATATTTTGGGAGGTGAATCCAAATCTGATATTACAGGTGATAAAACAGAGAACAATTTTGGAAGTTCTGATTATTGGGTTATTAAAATTAATTCAACAGGCGGAATTGTTTGGCAAAATGATATTGGTTCATTTTCAGATGAATATTTAAATTCAGTAAAACAGACTTCAGATGGAGGATATATTTTAGCAGGTTACACTAATTCAGGAATAGCAGGAGATAAAACTGAAAATTCACTTGGTGGTACAGATTATTGGGTTGTAAAATTAAATTCCTCCGGTGTTATTGAATGGCAAAATACAATTGGGGGAAGCTCTGAGGACAATTTATTTTCTGCAGAACAAACAACTGATGGGGGATATATTTTAGGTGGATGGTCTTATTCGGGAATTTCAGCCGATAAAACGGATGCAACCAATGGTAATTATGATTATTGGATAGTTAAAATTAATTCCCTTGGTAACATTCAGTGGCAAAATGGAATTGGTGGCTCAGATGCCGATTATTTATATTCAGTTCAACAAACTACTGATGGGGGTTATATCCTTGGTGGTTATTCCCGTTCGGTAATCTCTGGAGATAAAGCTGATCCCAAAATTGGCGGGAATGACTATTGGATCCTAAAACTTAATTCCACTGGAACAATCATTTGGCAAAATGCAATTGGAGGTAGTGCAGGGGATTTGATTCAATCGCCACATACGCTTGAACAAACCGTTGATGGAGGATTTGTTGTAGGGGGATATTCGTCTTCAAATATATCAGGTGACAAAACGGAAAATTCAATGGGCAGTACGGATTATTGGGTAGTTAAATTAATAGGTGATTCAATTTTAATTTGCGAAGTTCCTTCAGCATTATTTACAGATAATATTACTTCAACAACTGCTAAAGTTCATTGGAATAATGTGCCAACTGCTGATTCGTATAAAGTTTTTTATCGTGTAACCGGGGCAGGAGCATGGACAAAAAAAACAGCAACATCTAATTTTAAAAACCTGCCAGGATTAATGCCATCAACCACCTATGAGTGGAAAGTAAGAAGTAATTGTGGAGTTGAATCAAGTGATTTTTCAGCTATTGAAACATTTACGACATTGCCGATGAAAGAAGGAGAACTGAATAGTGATTTAATTAATATCTATCCAAATCCAACAAACGGAAATCTACTAATCGATTTCGAAAATAATTTAGAAGGATCTGCTATTATCACCATAATAAATATTGCAGGTATACAAATCCTTAATTTAAACCAAAATATATCAAATGGAATTTTAGAATTGGATTTTAGAAATAATGCATCTGGGATTTATATTATTAAAGTGAATCATAATGGGTGTGAATATATTCAAAAAATAATAAAAGAATAG
- a CDS encoding RES family NAD+ phosphorylase — MEDIQIIHGLQGLDLYKSEFPEIIHFIDSLKAFPVLAVEIPKGHAIYRARPTEAVDFTTSKEMSYNPVSKSFGRCHFPGLPVFYGSIASEAIKYPMLTNLAEASLILREKLPTEGEFQMTVGKWLVEKPFWLVAIVSDVASNPENISQLNLAESFAEKLKSYPDPIAAKAIGEYFASEFAKDHITSQNDYKISAAIANKIYSNGVGGILYPSVRTEGAGFNVAILPFVADEYLKLVGVGVHTVYHKNLKSVVDNEKFAYVESDGTFKLEKMQTDHLGKELALKILKGEVRISDHANNRMY; from the coding sequence ATGGAAGACATACAAATAATACATGGGCTCCAAGGCCTCGATTTATACAAATCAGAATTCCCAGAGATAATACATTTTATTGATTCATTAAAAGCATTTCCAGTACTGGCAGTTGAAATTCCTAAAGGTCATGCTATTTATAGAGCACGACCAACTGAAGCAGTAGATTTTACCACAAGTAAAGAAATGTCTTATAATCCTGTTTCTAAAAGTTTTGGAAGGTGCCACTTTCCAGGCTTGCCTGTATTTTATGGCTCTATTGCTTCAGAGGCTATTAAATACCCTATGTTAACAAATCTAGCCGAAGCATCCTTGATATTACGTGAAAAATTACCCACTGAGGGTGAATTTCAAATGACAGTAGGTAAGTGGCTTGTAGAAAAACCTTTTTGGCTGGTAGCTATTGTAAGTGACGTTGCCTCCAATCCAGAAAATATATCACAATTGAATCTTGCAGAATCCTTCGCTGAGAAACTGAAATCATATCCCGATCCTATTGCAGCCAAAGCAATTGGTGAATATTTTGCTTCAGAATTTGCAAAGGATCATATTACTTCCCAAAATGATTATAAGATTTCAGCAGCTATCGCTAATAAAATTTATAGTAATGGAGTTGGAGGTATTTTATATCCCAGTGTTCGTACTGAAGGTGCCGGATTTAATGTTGCTATTCTACCATTTGTTGCAGACGAATATCTCAAGTTGGTGGGAGTTGGAGTTCACACAGTTTATCATAAAAATTTGAAATCCGTAGTGGACAATGAGAAATTTGCATACGTTGAAAGTGATGGTACTTTCAAGCTTGAGAAAATGCAAACAGATCATTTGGGAAAGGAACTGGCATTGAAAATTCTTAAGGGCGAAGTGAGAATTAGCGATCATGCCAACAATCGTATGTACTAA
- a CDS encoding DUF4920 domain-containing protein, whose protein sequence is MTMAEQSPYQLASYVSSDTAKHFGKTISSEGGVNIQNLAANESTANGYTGKVTGKVTSVCQNKGCWMTMDAGNGKTMMVTFKDYGFFVPKDLASGTVVTMEGKAELRTVTVDEQKHLAGDAGKSQTEIDAITTPKQELRFVADGVVIH, encoded by the coding sequence ATGACCATGGCTGAACAATCTCCTTATCAACTAGCCAGTTATGTATCCTCCGATACTGCTAAACATTTTGGCAAAACCATCAGCTCCGAGGGAGGTGTAAATATTCAAAATTTGGCTGCAAATGAATCAACGGCCAATGGTTACACCGGAAAAGTTACCGGAAAGGTTACTTCCGTTTGTCAAAACAAAGGTTGCTGGATGACCATGGACGCCGGAAACGGTAAAACCATGATGGTTACTTTTAAGGATTATGGTTTTTTTGTTCCTAAAGACCTTGCCAGTGGCACAGTAGTTACCATGGAAGGCAAAGCAGAACTCAGAACCGTAACTGTTGACGAGCAAAAACATCTTGCAGGAGATGCAGGCAAATCTCAAACAGAGATCGATGCCATCACAACCCCTAAGCAGGAGTTGCGTTTCGTAGCTGACGGAGTGGTTATTCACTAA